Proteins encoded in a region of the Treponema sp. J25 genome:
- the gpmI gene encoding 2,3-bisphosphoglycerate-independent phosphoglycerate mutase: MVEVLKKNPKWKGRKGPVVLVIMDGVGYGKYKEGDAVADSKMYNLQALKERCPHTRLKAHGTAVGLPSDEDMGNSEVGHNAIGCGRVFSQGAALVSKSIESGAMFQGKAWKEIIENVKGHHSTLHFIGLFSDGNVHSHLDHLKAMIRQAKTEGVQRVRIHVLFDGRDVGETSALEYVDPFEEFLANLRDTNFDARIASGGGRMWITMDRYGADWSMVERGWKTHVLGQARQFKSAREAVETYRKEIPGIIDQDLKEFVIAENGKPIGTIEDGDSVIFFNFRGDRALEMTAAFEQKDFDKFDRIRWPQVCYAGMMEYDGDLHVPARYLVSPPAIDRTMGEFLAATGVKTLAISETQKYGHVTYFFNGNRTGKFSEELEDYVEIPSDVVPFEQRPWMKCAEITDKVIEAIESGKYQFIRLNYPNGDMVGHTGIYQAVVCAMEAMDIQLGRLTKAVEKAGGIMVVSADHGNSDDMFEHDKKTGAVIYKSDGTPKAKTSHSLNPVPCIVFDPAYQGEYEYIPGKESLKAGLGISSLAATCIELLGYLPPEDYDPSVLTWK, from the coding sequence ATGGTAGAGGTTCTTAAAAAAAATCCTAAATGGAAAGGTCGGAAAGGTCCCGTGGTGCTGGTCATCATGGATGGCGTTGGTTACGGAAAATACAAAGAGGGAGACGCGGTAGCGGATTCCAAAATGTATAACCTACAGGCCCTTAAGGAGCGCTGTCCCCACACCCGTCTTAAGGCCCATGGGACTGCCGTAGGACTTCCCAGTGACGAGGACATGGGAAACAGTGAGGTGGGTCACAATGCTATCGGCTGTGGTCGGGTGTTTTCCCAGGGGGCGGCCCTTGTCTCCAAATCGATCGAATCGGGGGCCATGTTTCAGGGGAAGGCCTGGAAAGAAATTATCGAAAACGTAAAGGGTCACCACAGTACCCTGCACTTCATCGGTCTTTTCTCTGATGGAAATGTCCATAGCCACTTGGATCACCTTAAGGCCATGATTCGCCAAGCTAAAACCGAAGGGGTCCAGCGGGTTCGTATCCACGTTCTGTTTGATGGGCGGGACGTGGGAGAAACCAGCGCCCTTGAATATGTGGATCCCTTCGAGGAATTCCTTGCAAACCTGCGGGATACCAATTTCGATGCCCGCATTGCTTCCGGCGGAGGCCGCATGTGGATCACCATGGACCGTTACGGGGCCGACTGGTCCATGGTAGAACGGGGATGGAAAACCCACGTATTGGGACAGGCCCGCCAGTTTAAGAGCGCCCGAGAAGCGGTTGAAACCTATCGCAAAGAAATCCCCGGTATCATCGATCAGGATCTTAAAGAATTTGTGATCGCCGAAAACGGTAAGCCCATCGGAACCATCGAAGATGGCGACTCGGTTATCTTTTTCAACTTCCGCGGGGACCGGGCTCTGGAAATGACCGCGGCCTTTGAGCAAAAGGACTTTGATAAATTCGATAGAATCCGCTGGCCCCAGGTTTGTTATGCGGGGATGATGGAATACGATGGGGACCTCCACGTGCCTGCACGGTACCTGGTAAGCCCCCCTGCCATCGATAGAACCATGGGTGAATTCCTTGCGGCCACGGGCGTTAAGACGCTGGCTATTTCGGAAACCCAAAAGTACGGCCACGTGACCTACTTCTTCAATGGAAACCGGACAGGGAAATTCAGCGAAGAACTGGAGGATTACGTGGAAATCCCCAGCGACGTGGTCCCCTTTGAACAGCGTCCCTGGATGAAGTGCGCCGAAATTACCGACAAGGTTATTGAAGCGATTGAGTCAGGCAAGTACCAGTTCATCCGGCTTAACTATCCTAATGGAGACATGGTGGGTCACACCGGTATCTACCAGGCAGTGGTCTGTGCCATGGAAGCCATGGACATTCAACTGGGCAGGCTCACAAAGGCCGTAGAAAAGGCGGGGGGTATCATGGTGGTTTCCGCCGACCATGGGAACTCGGACGACATGTTTGAACACGACAAGAAAACCGGGGCCGTTATTTATAAGAGTGATGGCACACCGAAGGCAAAAACAAGCCATAGCCTCAACCCCGTGCCCTGCATCGTATTCGATCCCGCCTATCAGGGTGAATATGAATATATCCCCGGCAAGGAAAGCCTGAAAGCCGGCCTCGGGATCAGTTCCCTGGCAGCAACTTGTATCGAACTGTTGGGATATCTTCCGCCGGAGGACTACGATCCTTCGGTGCTTACGTGGAAATAG
- a CDS encoding PTS sugar transporter subunit IIA produces MVELKQVFSPEDVEVDFVCNNKEEAISYSVEVMARNHHIPDPQRVVATMLDREKLTSTGIGEGIAVPHGLCDGLSQTMMVVIRLKNPIEYGAPDEKPVDLLFCIAGPRDNTAYHLQLLSKLARILHNEQFRTALREASDRESLWKLIVSRE; encoded by the coding sequence ATGGTAGAACTAAAACAGGTGTTTTCACCAGAAGATGTGGAAGTTGATTTTGTGTGTAACAATAAAGAAGAGGCCATTTCCTATTCAGTAGAGGTAATGGCAAGAAATCATCATATTCCAGATCCCCAGCGCGTGGTTGCTACGATGCTGGATCGGGAAAAACTCACTTCTACCGGTATTGGAGAGGGAATTGCCGTCCCCCATGGTCTGTGTGATGGCCTTTCTCAAACCATGATGGTAGTTATTCGCCTAAAGAACCCCATAGAGTACGGGGCTCCCGATGAGAAACCGGTGGATCTGCTTTTTTGTATTGCCGGTCCCCGGGATAATACGGCCTATCATTTACAGCTTCTGTCTAAACTTGCTCGAATTCTCCACAATGAACAATTTCGCACGGCCCTTCGAGAAGCCTCCGACAGGGAATCCCTTTGGAAGCTTATTGTTTCCCGGGAGTAA
- a CDS encoding Na+/H+ antiporter subunit E, with product MNKLVRLRWNIIRVTITTIFLFSLWLLFSASLEPYHMIVGFAGSSVVALFTYRVFIEDWEAGKHSVVPRGIPLLGYLFCMVWWLYTASFAVARAVITGKVQPRIVYFRSKLRSDLARVVLAHSITFTPGTMVLELDEDHYVVHWLFATSRHSKEAGDQIKGKMEGLLRRVWV from the coding sequence ATGAACAAATTGGTTCGCCTCCGATGGAACATCATTCGTGTGACGATAACGACTATCTTTTTGTTTTCTCTCTGGCTTTTGTTTTCCGCATCCCTTGAGCCCTACCATATGATAGTGGGTTTTGCCGGTTCCAGTGTGGTAGCCCTGTTTACCTATCGGGTGTTTATTGAAGACTGGGAAGCGGGTAAACACAGCGTGGTTCCCCGGGGGATACCTCTCTTAGGGTATCTTTTTTGTATGGTGTGGTGGTTATATACGGCAAGTTTCGCTGTGGCCCGGGCGGTGATAACGGGGAAGGTACAACCCCGGATCGTTTATTTTCGGTCGAAGTTACGCTCCGATCTTGCCCGGGTGGTGCTTGCCCACTCGATTACCTTTACTCCGGGTACCATGGTTCTAGAGCTGGATGAGGACCATTATGTTGTCCATTGGCTCTTTGCTACCAGCCGTCACTCGAAGGAAGCGGGGGATCAGATTAAAGGAAAGATGGAAGGTCTTCTGCGAAGGGTATGGGTATGA
- a CDS encoding monovalent cation/H+ antiporter complex subunit F, whose translation MKEMVLLISEGCLAVGILIAIVRVLRGPRGSDRLAALSVISSFVLALLVLFGVYDGRVLYLDVALVYDIFGFLGILAISRIIGEKQKE comes from the coding sequence ATGAAAGAAATGGTGCTCCTTATTTCTGAGGGATGTCTCGCCGTGGGGATCCTTATAGCGATAGTTCGTGTCCTGCGAGGCCCCCGGGGCTCTGACCGTCTTGCGGCTCTTTCGGTGATTTCTTCATTTGTTCTGGCCCTTCTGGTGTTGTTTGGTGTATATGATGGGCGGGTCCTCTATCTGGATGTGGCCCTGGTATACGATATTTTTGGATTTCTGGGCATCCTTGCTATTTCCCGCATAATAGGGGAAAAGCAAAAGGAATAA
- a CDS encoding monovalent cation/H(+) antiporter subunit G: MVEILWTIGVILLTVVGGVFTLLGALGLHRFKDPYVRLQVSSLGSTTAPFTYFLLALLLAEDWQSRLRVLIILLFFLVSSPTTTHIIGRYAWKSEGKIGR, from the coding sequence ATGGTTGAAATACTATGGACCATAGGGGTGATTCTATTAACGGTAGTTGGCGGAGTGTTTACCCTGCTTGGTGCCCTGGGGCTCCATCGCTTTAAAGATCCCTACGTTCGGCTCCAGGTTTCGTCTCTCGGGTCTACCACAGCGCCCTTTACCTATTTCCTTTTGGCCCTGTTACTAGCGGAGGACTGGCAAAGCAGGTTACGGGTACTCATTATCCTTTTATTTTTTCTGGTTTCTTCTCCTACCACCACCCATATTATTGGCCGCTATGCCTGGAAATCAGAAGGGAAAATAGGCCGATGA
- a CDS encoding hydrogenase subunit MbhD domain-containing protein, translated as MTVILLVAILGLSIYALICKDLLYGTIALSVVSVLTALLLYILHAPDVAITEAAVGAGVSTVIFVWVIRKTQRREET; from the coding sequence ATGACGGTTATACTCCTTGTTGCGATTCTGGGGCTTTCGATATATGCGCTGATATGCAAAGATCTTCTGTATGGGACTATTGCCCTTTCGGTGGTAAGTGTCCTTACGGCCCTGCTTCTGTATATCCTTCATGCCCCTGATGTGGCAATTACAGAAGCCGCCGTTGGGGCGGGAGTTTCGACGGTGATATTTGTATGGGTGATTCGAAAAACCCAGCGAAGGGAGGAGACATGA
- the mbhE gene encoding hydrogen gas-evolving membrane-bound hydrogenase subunit E, translating into MKRYIIGVASLVMIGVVVFPIVLFSAEWPGSARDFLAQSAVPETGATNVVASIYLGYRLYDTLGETMVLLAALVGSVYLMTDHGKKKEHFPGTAHDSFSLSVPGENIRKQYKRVQRTEVLSLTVGKLSPVVLLFGWYVMFFGHQSPGGGFQGGVVVASGITFLLMGRRLSQEIGVLFQNTVPIQRIEVGALVAILLLIGSGLLRGQGFFSNPFVGAEMSMPVTYIVLFNIAIGIKVGAGLAILMILMLRGTVRDT; encoded by the coding sequence ATGAAGCGATATATCATCGGTGTGGCTTCCCTCGTGATGATAGGGGTGGTGGTATTCCCCATCGTGCTTTTTTCGGCGGAGTGGCCTGGTAGTGCCCGGGATTTTCTTGCTCAGTCCGCGGTCCCTGAGACGGGGGCTACCAATGTGGTGGCTTCTATTTACTTAGGCTATCGCTTATACGATACCCTGGGAGAGACCATGGTATTACTGGCAGCTCTTGTCGGGTCGGTATACCTTATGACTGATCATGGAAAAAAGAAAGAACATTTCCCGGGGACCGCTCATGATTCTTTTTCTTTGTCCGTCCCGGGGGAAAATATCCGTAAACAGTATAAAAGGGTCCAGCGGACAGAGGTTCTTTCTCTTACGGTAGGGAAATTGAGCCCCGTAGTACTTCTTTTTGGGTGGTACGTTATGTTTTTTGGGCATCAATCGCCGGGAGGCGGTTTCCAGGGCGGCGTGGTGGTGGCTTCAGGTATTACCTTTTTACTCATGGGGCGCCGACTTTCACAGGAGATAGGGGTGCTCTTTCAAAATACGGTTCCCATTCAAAGGATAGAAGTGGGAGCCCTTGTGGCTATTCTTCTTCTTATAGGAAGTGGCCTCCTGCGGGGTCAGGGATTTTTTTCCAACCCCTTTGTAGGGGCAGAAATGTCGATGCCCGTTACCTACATCGTTCTTTTTAATATAGCCATCGGTATAAAGGTAGGAGCTGGTCTTGCGATCCTGATGATACTGATGCTCCGGGGGACGGTACGTGATACTTGA
- a CDS encoding sodium:proton antiporter — protein sequence MILEQLLLGMFFLAGFGGLIFCKNLIKKVFALSVMNSAVILLFMVAGDRIGKRAPLVLDPQEILLLQEMVDPLPQALMLTAVVVGLCVTAFALVLVYRLYREYGTLNIDIIYERIRDASH from the coding sequence GTGATACTTGAGCAACTTCTTTTAGGGATGTTTTTTTTAGCAGGGTTTGGGGGCCTTATCTTTTGTAAGAACCTGATAAAAAAGGTCTTTGCCCTTTCTGTTATGAATTCGGCGGTTATTTTGCTTTTTATGGTAGCAGGGGATCGAATTGGGAAGCGGGCTCCCCTGGTACTCGATCCACAGGAAATACTTCTCTTACAGGAGATGGTGGATCCCCTTCCCCAGGCCCTCATGCTCACCGCCGTAGTTGTGGGGCTCTGTGTCACCGCCTTTGCCCTGGTCCTGGTGTATCGTCTCTATCGGGAGTACGGTACCCTCAATATCGATATCATCTATGAAAGGATACGGGATGCATCCCATTGA
- a CDS encoding proton-conducting transporter membrane subunit, with translation MKGYGMHPIDWNIALLMLPLGGLSIALFAKTLGNSRVRDGLDFLAGIGGIVLPLVLLGPLYVVIKEKPWYPFVGQQPDLLGIQLSFDGLFWLLSLLGLIGSFLSWLYTRSTALKGPVFTALLCLQTFGLIATAASADLFNLFVCFEILGIASYVLVALAGKGRAFLASFSYMMVSSASMLFFLLGVFGLYKVTGRLSYSGISQVLAGGISAESVWMVRLSVICIVGATAVRIAVLPVYGWLPEAHASAPHGVSAVLSGVLIKVPLFALGRFLFTLQQDVPFLAPDVQRLTQILGTAGTFTSLVATVLSLCQRDAKLILAYSSISHIGYIVAAWSLASPLGFVVAYLHAFSHAMAKGILFLTVGTVSDRLGERNVDKARGGLSQGWFLFGAFLVGVLSLAALPPLGGWVSKGAVAELYKGGWQYTILFISSWGTMAAMLRLSQLFWHPFSGKSFFPSFLKKPFPALSSLEPVFPSSSGGASISGGKSASGEVSQDADASQGNGKQRLPRGTLFSITLYGLLCIASGVFAHPWISLVTSLLSPTPAAHEKGITIPQPSGSAFITIVAGALLFGLSRTRRGGQLLQLIRNRPQSFEGLVGAFSVAIGALAALLLIP, from the coding sequence ATGAAAGGATACGGGATGCATCCCATTGATTGGAATATTGCTCTCCTTATGTTGCCCCTCGGAGGGTTGAGCATCGCTCTTTTTGCAAAAACCCTGGGGAATAGCAGAGTTCGCGATGGATTAGATTTTCTTGCAGGAATAGGGGGCATTGTTCTCCCCCTGGTACTTCTTGGTCCCCTCTATGTGGTAATAAAAGAAAAACCCTGGTATCCCTTTGTGGGACAGCAACCAGACCTCTTAGGGATTCAGCTTTCCTTTGATGGTCTTTTTTGGCTTTTAAGTCTTCTGGGGCTCATAGGTTCCTTTCTTTCCTGGCTCTATACCCGTTCTACGGCATTAAAGGGGCCGGTTTTTACTGCCCTTTTGTGTCTCCAAACCTTTGGCCTTATAGCAACGGCGGCCTCGGCGGACCTTTTCAACCTGTTTGTCTGTTTTGAGATTCTCGGCATTGCTTCGTACGTGCTGGTAGCCCTGGCAGGGAAAGGAAGGGCCTTTTTAGCAAGCTTTAGTTACATGATGGTAAGTTCTGCCAGCATGTTGTTCTTTCTTCTGGGGGTCTTTGGGCTCTATAAAGTAACGGGTCGTCTTTCCTATAGCGGGATAAGTCAGGTCCTTGCGGGGGGAATAAGCGCCGAATCGGTGTGGATGGTGCGACTTTCGGTGATCTGTATTGTAGGGGCTACGGCGGTGCGGATTGCCGTTCTGCCGGTCTATGGGTGGCTGCCTGAGGCCCATGCCTCGGCTCCCCATGGGGTTTCGGCAGTTCTCTCGGGGGTACTCATTAAGGTGCCCCTTTTTGCGTTGGGGCGCTTTTTGTTCACCCTGCAACAGGATGTGCCATTCCTTGCCCCTGATGTGCAGCGGCTTACCCAGATTCTCGGTACCGCTGGAACCTTTACTTCCCTGGTGGCCACGGTGCTTTCCCTTTGTCAGCGGGATGCGAAGCTTATATTAGCCTATTCCTCTATCAGCCACATTGGGTATATCGTCGCTGCCTGGTCCCTCGCTTCCCCCCTTGGGTTTGTAGTGGCCTATCTCCATGCCTTTTCCCATGCCATGGCAAAGGGTATCCTCTTCCTTACCGTAGGAACCGTCTCAGACAGGCTTGGAGAACGGAATGTGGATAAGGCCCGTGGGGGGCTTAGCCAGGGTTGGTTTTTGTTTGGGGCTTTCCTTGTGGGGGTCCTTTCCCTCGCGGCCCTTCCACCCCTTGGAGGATGGGTAAGTAAGGGGGCGGTTGCGGAGCTCTACAAAGGGGGGTGGCAATATACGATTCTTTTTATAAGTTCCTGGGGAACGATGGCGGCCATGCTTCGTCTCTCCCAATTGTTCTGGCATCCCTTTTCTGGAAAGTCTTTTTTCCCCTCTTTTCTTAAAAAACCTTTTCCAGCTTTATCTTCTCTGGAACCTGTTTTCCCCTCTTCCTCAGGGGGGGCATCGATTTCGGGGGGTAAATCGGCTTCTGGTGAAGTTTCCCAGGATGCTGATGCTTCCCAGGGGAACGGGAAACAACGCTTACCCCGGGGGACACTATTTTCAATAACTCTATATGGACTCCTTTGTATCGCGAGCGGTGTTTTTGCCCACCCCTGGATTTCATTGGTTACATCCCTTTTATCTCCTACCCCCGCGGCCCATGAAAAGGGCATAACCATCCCGCAGCCCTCTGGTTCTGCTTTTATTACGATAGTTGCGGGGGCCCTCCTGTTTGGACTATCCCGCACCAGAAGGGGAGGGCAACTCCTGCAGCTTATCCGAAACCGTCCCCAGAGCTTTGAAGGCCTTGTGGGGGCCTTCAGTGTGGCCATAGGCGCTCTCGCAGCCCTCTTACTTATTCCCTGA
- a CDS encoding SpoIIE family protein phosphatase, producing MAITARQIGRMFSPLQVGFIADCIEPLSAGSEAGWALEMIQDRPELKVIPVERDGAVLGVVPRHVLEELVESAWKRFWQKDLDAYMIPARKTVEATDYVDRIVAEALKEQQNEQTSWFIVQHHRSYLGIVSLQDMLVYLNELRAQDLRRAGEIQRYLLSRSLPEDPRVRITFFNRMAHEVGGDFYRAYRFDGDQYLVGCFDVAGKNLSGSLTTTALGAFFSALALFHHSGTPVETTKLLNGMIRDLNPEDVFVAAVLFYLNFKEKTIELHNCGFSPVVIFMPQEQEKKLACKMAKPTMPPLGIAPEIDIDAPILLPMLKGMRLVAFSDGLTDMTDPFGERYGDDKALELVRDIHRLSPAALQDRLNETITSWIGESHLADDITLVDIRIMEP from the coding sequence ATGGCAATTACAGCACGACAAATAGGGCGGATGTTTTCACCCCTCCAGGTTGGTTTTATCGCCGACTGTATTGAACCATTGAGCGCGGGTTCCGAAGCGGGGTGGGCCCTGGAGATGATTCAGGATCGACCAGAGCTTAAGGTGATTCCGGTAGAACGGGATGGAGCCGTGTTAGGAGTAGTTCCGCGCCACGTCCTTGAGGAACTCGTAGAATCGGCATGGAAACGGTTCTGGCAAAAAGACCTTGATGCCTACATGATACCGGCCCGTAAAACAGTAGAGGCCACTGATTACGTGGATCGTATTGTCGCCGAGGCCTTAAAAGAACAACAGAATGAACAGACCAGTTGGTTTATCGTCCAGCATCACCGCAGTTATTTGGGCATCGTAAGCCTTCAGGATATGCTGGTATATCTGAATGAACTGCGGGCCCAGGATCTGCGGCGGGCGGGAGAAATCCAGCGGTACCTGCTTTCTCGAAGTCTTCCCGAAGATCCCCGCGTAAGGATTACTTTTTTTAATCGCATGGCCCACGAGGTGGGAGGCGACTTTTACCGGGCCTACCGGTTCGATGGGGACCAGTATCTGGTAGGGTGTTTTGATGTGGCAGGGAAAAACCTTTCTGGATCCTTAACCACCACTGCCCTGGGGGCCTTCTTTTCTGCCCTGGCCCTATTCCATCATTCAGGGACCCCTGTAGAGACTACCAAGCTCCTCAACGGCATGATCCGGGATCTAAATCCCGAGGATGTCTTTGTGGCGGCGGTTCTGTTTTACCTCAATTTTAAGGAAAAAACCATTGAACTTCACAATTGCGGTTTTTCACCGGTGGTTATTTTTATGCCCCAGGAACAGGAAAAGAAATTAGCCTGCAAAATGGCCAAGCCCACCATGCCTCCTTTAGGGATTGCTCCGGAGATCGACATCGATGCTCCTATCCTGCTTCCTATGTTGAAGGGGATGCGGCTTGTGGCCTTTTCGGATGGACTCACCGACATGACCGACCCCTTTGGAGAACGCTATGGCGACGATAAGGCCCTGGAATTAGTCCGGGACATCCACCGGCTTTCGCCTGCAGCTCTCCAGGACCGACTCAACGAAACCATTACCTCCTGGATTGGCGAATCCCACCTGGCCGATGATATCACCCTGGTAGACATTCGCATTATGGAACCGTAA
- a CDS encoding glucosyl-3-phosphoglycerate synthase → MELQGNLLERTWHHSRFQDVAHLVTLKQKKGLSISLAFPTLNEEATIGKEILVIKTELMDRYPLLDEIVVIDSSSQDKTREIAQRFGARVYESKTILTSYGSYKGKGENLWKSLYVLKGDIIVWVDADISNISPKFVYALVGPLLEYDSIGYVKAFYERPMQSAKGIMPSGGGRVTEILVRPLFSLYYPELAYFIQPLSGEYAGRRTILERLSFSVGYGVELGHLLDLYHEYGMGIFAQVDLDIRVHRNQSTEALGKMAYGILRTFFNRAQRYGEAQILRDLHPYHLTLQVEGDQHRIQRHEIPATERPPMIEIPEYQNRFKRESNP, encoded by the coding sequence ATGGAACTCCAAGGGAATCTTTTAGAGCGTACCTGGCACCATTCTCGCTTTCAGGATGTAGCCCATCTTGTGACATTAAAACAGAAAAAGGGGCTTTCTATTTCTCTTGCTTTTCCTACGTTAAATGAAGAAGCCACTATTGGGAAGGAAATCCTGGTCATAAAAACAGAACTTATGGATCGCTATCCTCTGCTCGATGAGATTGTGGTGATCGATTCTTCTTCGCAGGATAAGACCCGGGAAATTGCTCAGCGCTTTGGGGCCCGGGTATATGAATCAAAAACGATTCTTACTTCTTATGGTTCATATAAAGGGAAGGGTGAAAATCTCTGGAAAAGTCTCTATGTCCTTAAAGGAGACATTATTGTCTGGGTTGATGCGGATATTTCTAATATTTCTCCCAAATTCGTCTATGCCCTGGTGGGGCCCCTTCTGGAATATGATTCCATTGGGTATGTAAAGGCCTTTTATGAACGGCCCATGCAATCTGCCAAGGGAATCATGCCCTCTGGGGGTGGTCGGGTCACCGAAATTTTGGTGCGCCCCCTCTTTTCTCTCTATTACCCCGAATTGGCCTATTTTATTCAGCCCCTCTCAGGGGAATATGCGGGGCGCCGCACTATCCTTGAGCGCCTGTCCTTTTCGGTCGGGTATGGGGTAGAACTGGGGCACCTCCTCGATCTGTACCATGAGTATGGGATGGGCATCTTCGCCCAGGTAGACCTGGATATTCGGGTGCATCGGAATCAAAGTACCGAAGCCCTGGGGAAAATGGCCTACGGGATTCTCAGGACCTTTTTTAATCGGGCCCAGCGCTATGGGGAAGCTCAGATCCTCAGGGACCTCCATCCCTATCATCTTACCCTCCAGGTAGAAGGGGACCAGCACCGAATTCAGCGACATGAAATTCCTGCCACCGAACGGCCCCCGATGATAGAAATTCCTGAATATCAAAATCGCTTTAAGAGAGAATCGAACCCCTAA